The Acidimicrobiia bacterium DNA segment ACGACCGGCGCACGGAGTCCTCGTCGAGCCCGACGTCGGCGAACGTGTACCGGTGCGCGCCGTGCTTGCCCTTCGGCTTCGCGGCGAGATAGTCGCGCACCGTGCGGTCGTGGTGTGCGGGCCACGCGAGGTCGAGCTGCTCGTAGAGCTTCCCGAGCGCGCCGACGGGATCCGCCATGAGGTCGACGAAGTGGCTGTCGACGATGCGTTCGTCGGGGATCGCGCCACTCGTCCGTTGGTCGATGACCTGCTCGAGGAACATCTGGTACGTCAGCTCCATCAGCGGGCCGAGGCTCGCGACGTCGACGCGGTCGCTGCGGGTGAACCGCAGCACCGCGAGCAGGCTGACGAGCGACGCGATGAAACGGCGCGGATCGCGGTGCGTGTGGATCACTCGCGCGTCGGGATACTCGGCGAACACCTGCGCGAGCGTCTGCAGATGTCCGGGTGACTTCAAGAGCCACTGCCGGGGCGCGTCGCCGTATTGGAACGTCTGGAGCATGCGGCGATGCAAGCGGTACACGCGCGCGAGGAGCGGCTCGATGTGTTCGAGCTGCCAGCCCGTGAACGACGGCGTGTCGTAGAGCATCGACCAGTGCGGTCCTGCGAAGTCGTAGGCGAGGAAGTGCACGCACTCGCACGGCAGATCGCTCGCGAGCTCGTGCATCGTCATGAACTCCGGATGCACGTCGGACCAGAGCTCCTGCTCGCATTCCGAGAGCTCGCGGCGACGCTCGCGATCGGCGGCCGCGTCGCCGTCGCGCAGTACCGGTAGCGGCTGGAGCGCCTCCCACGCCAGCGGCGCGCGCAACGCAGGGTCGAGCGCGAGCAGCTCGAGCAGGATCGTCGTTCCCGTGCGCGGCGGACCGACGACGAACAACGGCGCCGCGATCGGCTGGCTCGCGACCGCGGGCGTCGCGTCCCAGAACTGTTGCAGCCGGAGCCACGTCTCGAGCATCCGCAGCATCTCGCCGCGCGTCATCACCCGGCCGACGAGATGCGGCTGCGACTCCGCGTCGATCGACGCGACCAGTCGCCGGAACGTCTCCTCGTAACCGGGCCAGTCGTGCTCGCCGAGATCGTCGAGTCCGGTCGCCGCTCGCGCGGTCGCGAGCAGCTCGTCGGCGTCGAGCCCGATCATGCGCGCGGGATCGCCGGTCGTGTCGCCGAACAGGTTCATGCGCCGCACCCAGTCCGGGTGCGCGAGCTGCTTCATTCGGCGCGCAGAGCGGGGGCGGCGCGGCCGGCGATGAGCGGCAGGTCGAGGTAGGTGCGGATGCCGGGCTCGGCGCGGCACACGTACGGCACCGAGTTCACGCAGTGCATCGCGGTCGCGACGATCCCGCGGTTGCGGCGCAGCCCTTCCTCGATCGACGACGGATGCAGCTCGTGGAACGTGAGCAGCACCGGCGGGTCGCCCGTGATCTCGACCTCGAAGCGCTCGCCTTCCGGTCCGAAGCTCCACGCGGGGTCGAGGTTCTCCTGGCCCATGAACCAGTTCACGGCCGCGACGATCACGGGCTCGCCGTCGACGAGACCTTCCCAGCGGAAGCGCTGCGCGGCGACGAGTCCGGGCTCGATCGGACCGATCGGCGAATCGATGGGCGCGGTCGCGACGGCGACCTCGTGCGTCGTGCGCAGCTCGGGATCGATCGCGAAGCCCATCTCGGCCGCGACCATGCGCACCGACTGCTTGAAGCCCTGGCCGAGCACCGTCGTCATGATGCTCGAGCGCGCTTCCTCCGGCGTCTTGCCGAACAGCATCACGTCGTGCACGACGTCGGGGGCCGCGTACGTGCGGATGTCGCTGAACTCCTCGGCGCGCACGCGCGTCACCGCGTTCGACAACGCCGACACCATCAACGGGAAGCGCTCCGTGATGCCGCCGGGATGGATACCGGTGCCGTGCAAGGTCACGCGGCCTTCGCGCGCCGCGGCCTCGAGGTCGACGACGTGCTCGGGTTGCGGGTAGACCCAACCGACCGGTGTGACGACGTTCTTGCCCGAGCGCAGGATGCGGGCGACGACCTTCGGGTCGGCGAGCACGGGTGCGTAGACGACACAGTCGGCGTCGAGCGCGAGCACGTCGTCGACGTTCGTCGACGCGGTCACGCCGATCGGATCGCGGTCGATGAGCTCACCGACGTCGCGACCGTCTTTCGACGCACTGTGCACCCAGCACCCGACGAGCTCGAGCTCGGGGTGCGTGAGCACGCCCTCGATCGCGGCCTTGCCCACACCACCGGTCGCCCATTGAATGACGCGATACATCAAGGCGCTCCTCCATGAACGGGCGGGTCGCTTTGCGGCCCGCCCGACTCGCAACCTGAGGCGTCAGGAGCGACGAGCGAAGCGAGTGCGACCATAATCAATCGAAAC contains these protein-coding regions:
- a CDS encoding dihydrodipicolinate reductase translates to MYRVIQWATGGVGKAAIEGVLTHPELELVGCWVHSASKDGRDVGELIDRDPIGVTASTNVDDVLALDADCVVYAPVLADPKVVARILRSGKNVVTPVGWVYPQPEHVVDLEAAAREGRVTLHGTGIHPGGITERFPLMVSALSNAVTRVRAEEFSDIRTYAAPDVVHDVMLFGKTPEEARSSIMTTVLGQGFKQSVRMVAAEMGFAIDPELRTTHEVAVATAPIDSPIGPIEPGLVAAQRFRWEGLVDGEPVIVAAVNWFMGQENLDPAWSFGPEGERFEVEITGDPPVLLTFHELHPSSIEEGLRRNRGIVATAMHCVNSVPYVCRAEPGIRTYLDLPLIAGRAAPALRAE
- a CDS encoding sulfotransferase, whose protein sequence is MKQLAHPDWVRRMNLFGDTTGDPARMIGLDADELLATARAATGLDDLGEHDWPGYEETFRRLVASIDAESQPHLVGRVMTRGEMLRMLETWLRLQQFWDATPAVASQPIAAPLFVVGPPRTGTTILLELLALDPALRAPLAWEALQPLPVLRDGDAAADRERRRELSECEQELWSDVHPEFMTMHELASDLPCECVHFLAYDFAGPHWSMLYDTPSFTGWQLEHIEPLLARVYRLHRRMLQTFQYGDAPRQWLLKSPGHLQTLAQVFAEYPDARVIHTHRDPRRFIASLVSLLAVLRFTRSDRVDVASLGPLMELTYQMFLEQVIDQRTSGAIPDERIVDSHFVDLMADPVGALGKLYEQLDLAWPAHHDRTVRDYLAAKPKGKHGAHRYTFADVGLDEDSVRRSFARYVEHYGIIEE